A genomic window from Sphingobacteriales bacterium includes:
- a CDS encoding sulfotransferase yields the protein MNFIDASTYYVRMQTHLKFVHIHCIKRPSPRRFIIGILYFIVLNIVGITNTLWRLMDEILFPNYREIEIKQPVFIISNPRSGSTFMHRLMCLDEEKFVFNLLYQTTFPSITFYRMMQFFNTVDKKIGMPLHKLLDFVNGILFKGWDDIHATGFNKSDEDEGLHFISGISPSVGLVTPFLNEFKELYIPDKLDAKSREDIKKFYLATIQRWMYALGSDKIFLSKTVMSSGRLELLQELFPDVKIVFLVRSPYQAIPSFTSMFAEPWSLFYPDIPKNSDAYREWGELGIEYYKYFNEKKLSFKKENLMTISYNDFVLQPKETILKIYEQLKLEITPEFRERLENATSSAKQYTSKHSYSLETYGFDKEHICRELNFIFEEFGFEK from the coding sequence ATGAACTTTATCGATGCCTCCACCTATTATGTCCGTATGCAAACGCATCTGAAGTTTGTGCACATCCACTGTATCAAACGCCCCAGCCCCAGGCGATTCATCATCGGCATCCTCTATTTCATCGTTTTAAACATTGTCGGCATCACCAATACCCTTTGGAGGCTGATGGATGAGATTTTATTTCCCAACTACAGGGAAATTGAAATCAAACAGCCCGTCTTCATTATCAGCAACCCCAGAAGCGGCTCCACCTTCATGCACCGCCTTATGTGCCTCGACGAAGAAAAGTTTGTATTCAACCTCCTTTACCAGACGACCTTCCCTTCCATCACCTTTTACAGGATGATGCAGTTTTTCAATACGGTGGACAAAAAGATTGGAATGCCTTTACATAAGCTATTGGATTTCGTGAATGGTATTTTATTCAAAGGCTGGGATGACATTCATGCCACCGGTTTTAATAAATCCGATGAGGACGAGGGTTTGCATTTCATTTCTGGCATTTCTCCTTCCGTTGGACTGGTCACCCCGTTCTTAAATGAATTCAAAGAGCTTTATATACCGGATAAACTGGATGCAAAGAGCAGGGAGGATATCAAGAAATTCTACCTTGCCACCATTCAGCGATGGATGTATGCATTAGGCAGCGATAAAATATTTTTGAGTAAAACCGTGATGAGTTCCGGCAGGCTGGAACTGCTGCAGGAATTATTCCCGGATGTTAAGATTGTATTTTTAGTCAGGAGCCCGTATCAGGCAATTCCATCTTTCACGTCCATGTTTGCTGAACCCTGGTCACTGTTTTATCCCGACATACCCAAAAATTCAGACGCATACCGTGAATGGGGTGAATTGGGAATCGAATATTACAAGTACTTCAATGAAAAAAAACTTTCCTTTAAAAAGGAAAACCTGATGACCATTTCTTACAATGATTTTGTATTACAGCCGAAAGAAACGATTCTGAAGATATACGAACAACTGAAACTTGAAATAACGCCGGAGTTCAGGGAAAGGCTTGAAAATGCGACATCCTCCGCCAAACAATATACCAGCAAACACTCCTACTCCCTCGAAACCTACGGGTTTGACAAGGAGCATATCTGCCGGGAACTGAATTTTATCTTTGAGGAATTCGGATTTGAAAAATAA
- a CDS encoding cytochrome P450: protein MTKKFEELPHPDTLNIFLGNLLQLRNERIQFFQSQKKKMGDMYRIKVPTRRVVVLTDPEWIKYVLVDNNKNYTKSFAYDSIRLFLGNGLLTSEGEFWKRQRRLAQPAFHKEKLNLMFRNMVEQTQKCIGHLEKYADTNQPVNLGKELYRLTLDIVNSTLFYNEIESTTDKIYSLVSEGSEFITQRIDNPFHLPDWVPTPHNLKEKKVLHSMDDVFFSIIDRRRKQKEDHEDLLSMLMEARDEETGEVMSNKQLRDEILTIFVAGHETTQIALGWTFYLLTQHPDKRAVLNQEIKDELKGEIPTAQTIRGLHYLKQVIDESMRCFPAGMDYGAPYHRKRYNQRL from the coding sequence ATGACGAAGAAGTTTGAAGAACTCCCGCACCCCGATACCCTGAATATTTTTCTTGGGAATCTGCTGCAGTTAAGAAATGAACGCATTCAGTTTTTCCAGAGCCAAAAGAAAAAGATGGGCGATATGTACCGGATAAAAGTTCCGACACGCAGGGTGGTGGTGCTGACTGATCCGGAATGGATAAAATATGTGCTGGTCGATAACAATAAGAATTATACCAAAAGTTTTGCATATGATTCCATCCGACTTTTTCTGGGAAACGGATTGCTGACGAGTGAGGGTGAATTCTGGAAAAGACAGAGACGGCTGGCGCAGCCGGCCTTTCACAAGGAAAAACTAAACCTGATGTTCCGCAATATGGTGGAGCAGACGCAAAAATGCATCGGTCATCTCGAAAAGTATGCCGATACGAACCAGCCGGTCAATCTGGGTAAGGAATTATACAGGCTGACACTGGATATTGTCAACAGCACACTCTTTTACAACGAAATAGAAAGCACCACTGACAAGATCTACAGCCTTGTTTCTGAAGGAAGTGAATTCATCACACAGCGTATCGACAATCCGTTCCACCTGCCGGACTGGGTGCCTACGCCGCATAATCTTAAAGAAAAGAAAGTGCTCCACTCCATGGATGATGTGTTCTTTTCCATCATCGACCGCCGCAGGAAACAAAAAGAAGACCATGAAGATTTGCTGTCCATGCTGATGGAAGCCCGCGACGAAGAAACGGGAGAAGTGATGAGCAACAAACAGCTGCGCGATGAGATATTGACGATTTTTGTAGCAGGACATGAAACCACCCAGATTGCGTTGGGCTGGACGTTTTATCTGCTTACACAACATCCGGACAAGCGGGCTGTTTTAAATCAAGAAATAAAAGATGAACTGAAAGGTGAAATCCCGACGGCGCAGACTATACGGGGATTGCATTACCTCAAACAGGTGATTGATGAATCCATGCGTTGTTTTCCCGCCGGCATGGATTATGGGGCGCCGTACCATAGAAAAAGATATAATCAACGGCTATGA
- the holA gene encoding DNA polymerase III subunit delta, with protein MAATLDTIWKNLQAKKFDPVYFLCGEESYYIDLIENFISDNALEPHEKDFNFSLFYGKDSDPVQVINEAKQYPTFAERRVVIVREAQEFKVKDWEVVEKYLENPAASTVLVFCHKNKTLDKRTSLAKAIEKKTIYFESQKITEDKLPAWISGYVKKNRFSISDAAARVLADNLGNDLSRISNEMDKLSVMLPEKAAITEEIIEKYIGISKEYNVTEFNKAIIQRDFSKAMKMVLYFEKNPKAGPLIMILAYLYNHFSKLFVVQTIGDAKAAAAVIGWIPKDVTDGLRYYPLPKTREIVQLICEYDARAKGLYATGGTTDADLMKELVYKIVH; from the coding sequence CATCTGGAAAAATCTGCAGGCAAAGAAGTTTGACCCTGTTTATTTCCTGTGCGGCGAAGAATCGTATTATATCGACCTGATAGAAAATTTCATTTCGGATAATGCGTTGGAACCGCACGAAAAAGATTTTAATTTTTCCCTGTTTTACGGCAAGGACAGTGACCCTGTTCAGGTAATCAACGAAGCGAAACAATATCCGACGTTTGCCGAACGAAGGGTGGTTATTGTCCGGGAGGCGCAGGAATTTAAGGTAAAGGACTGGGAAGTGGTGGAAAAATACCTCGAAAATCCGGCAGCTTCTACGGTATTGGTCTTTTGCCATAAGAACAAGACGCTGGATAAACGAACCAGCCTGGCAAAAGCGATAGAGAAGAAAACCATCTATTTCGAATCGCAGAAAATTACGGAAGATAAGCTGCCCGCCTGGATTTCGGGGTATGTAAAAAAGAACCGCTTTTCCATTTCGGATGCCGCCGCTCGGGTATTGGCGGATAATCTGGGGAATGACCTTTCCAGGATATCCAATGAAATGGATAAACTGTCTGTGATGTTGCCGGAAAAAGCAGCCATTACGGAAGAAATCATTGAAAAGTATATCGGCATCTCCAAGGAATATAACGTTACGGAATTCAACAAGGCCATCATCCAGCGGGATTTTTCCAAAGCGATGAAAATGGTGCTGTATTTCGAAAAGAATCCGAAGGCAGGGCCGCTGATTATGATTTTAGCCTATCTGTACAATCACTTCAGCAAATTGTTTGTCGTACAGACCATAGGCGATGCGAAGGCCGCCGCCGCCGTTATCGGCTGGATACCCAAAGATGTCACGGACGGACTGAGGTATTATCCGCTCCCGAAAACGAGAGAGATTGTACAGCTGATTTGTGAGTACGATGCCAGGGCAAAAGGGCTGTACGCCACCGGTGGTACCACGGATGCCGATCTGATGAAAGAATTGGTCTATAAGATTGTACACTGA
- a CDS encoding cytochrome P450 — MGRRTIEKDIINGYEIPPYTNVIMPIYVVHHDEQVWEHPFDFVPERFSFENLKEKHKYSYFPFGGGPRLCIGNNFAIQEMQVCLAMILQRFNIEVDEHFVPELDPLVTLRSKHPIYAKVWKRK, encoded by the coding sequence ATGGGGCGCCGTACCATAGAAAAAGATATAATCAACGGCTATGAAATTCCACCCTATACCAATGTCATTATGCCCATTTACGTGGTGCATCACGATGAGCAGGTGTGGGAACATCCGTTTGATTTTGTGCCCGAACGGTTTTCGTTTGAAAACCTGAAGGAAAAGCATAAGTATTCCTATTTCCCGTTTGGCGGTGGCCCGAGATTGTGCATCGGAAATAATTTTGCCATACAGGAAATGCAGGTGTGTTTAGCCATGATCCTGCAACGCTTTAATATCGAGGTGGATGAACATTTTGTGCCGGAATTAGACCCGTTGGTGACGCTTCGTTCCAAACACCCTATATATGCAAAAGTGTGGAAAAGGAAATAG